From Amphritea atlantica, a single genomic window includes:
- a CDS encoding HlyD family type I secretion periplasmic adaptor subunit, which produces MGDMHTDQAPVASEDSSPKVNTASSMAETRHRKTVVEDGLHDFIDNAAASVLLDRPRSSRLLLWGVVCFVITAIVWAYFAELDEITRGQGSVIPSKQIQVVQYLEGGILKELYVKEGGKVEAGQPLLRVDETRFLSDFRGKAQEQAYLEISIARHRAELASIVISDEAVNSDWQGQVKIDPQPISIDTDWQNRHPDLLGREQSQLEEYLRNLSNQLEIIGRQIQQGDQEEKELDSKISHLDRSYKLSLRELKMTRPLAEQGVVPEIELIKLERDLNSYKQELEGAKLLLPKVRLSIQESVAKRREIALNARSESQQKLNESLAELNQKTEAQVSLRDRVDRTTVVSPVHGTIKTISVNTIGGVIQPGMDLIEIVPTEDHLLIEAKVSPKDIAFLRPGLSAVVRLTAYDFSIYGGLKGTVEHISADTIEDEKGNLYYLIRVRTDNTDLGRGGNSLPIIPGMMATVDIMTGKKSVLDYLLKPIFKAQQQALRER; this is translated from the coding sequence ATGGGTGACATGCACACAGATCAGGCGCCGGTGGCTTCAGAAGATAGTTCTCCTAAGGTTAACACTGCAAGCTCAATGGCCGAAACCAGGCATCGTAAAACAGTCGTTGAGGATGGTCTGCATGATTTTATTGATAATGCCGCCGCCAGTGTATTGCTGGACAGACCAAGAAGTTCACGATTGCTCCTCTGGGGTGTGGTGTGTTTTGTTATTACAGCGATTGTCTGGGCATATTTTGCAGAGCTGGATGAAATTACCCGTGGCCAGGGCAGTGTGATCCCTTCTAAACAGATTCAGGTGGTACAGTATCTTGAAGGTGGTATTCTCAAAGAATTGTATGTTAAAGAGGGCGGCAAGGTAGAAGCGGGTCAGCCGCTGTTACGGGTGGACGAAACACGGTTTTTATCGGACTTCCGGGGAAAGGCTCAGGAACAGGCGTATCTGGAAATATCGATTGCCCGGCACCGGGCTGAACTGGCCAGTATCGTAATCAGTGATGAAGCGGTAAACAGTGACTGGCAGGGGCAGGTTAAGATTGATCCTCAGCCGATCTCCATTGATACCGACTGGCAGAATCGTCATCCGGATCTGTTAGGGCGGGAGCAGTCTCAGCTTGAAGAGTACCTGCGTAACCTGAGTAACCAGCTGGAAATCATTGGTCGTCAGATTCAGCAGGGTGATCAGGAAGAGAAGGAGCTTGATTCTAAAATCAGTCACCTCGATCGCTCCTATAAACTGAGTCTTCGTGAGCTGAAGATGACGCGACCATTGGCGGAGCAGGGTGTTGTCCCTGAAATTGAGCTGATCAAGCTTGAAAGAGACCTTAATAGTTATAAACAAGAACTTGAAGGCGCTAAGCTGTTACTGCCTAAAGTACGGTTAAGTATTCAGGAGTCGGTTGCGAAACGTCGAGAAATCGCGTTAAATGCACGCAGTGAAAGTCAGCAGAAGTTGAATGAAAGTCTGGCTGAGCTGAATCAAAAAACGGAAGCGCAGGTTAGTTTGCGTGATCGGGTGGACAGGACTACTGTTGTATCTCCGGTGCACGGGACAATAAAAACAATTTCGGTCAATACTATCGGTGGTGTTATTCAGCCGGGAATGGATCTGATCGAAATTGTACCGACAGAAGATCATTTGCTGATCGAAGCAAAGGTCTCACCCAAGGATATTGCATTTCTGCGTCCTGGGTTGAGTGCCGTGGTTCGGCTGACCGCTTATGATTTCTCAATATATGGTGGTTTGAAAGGTACTGTGGAACACATCAGTGCCGATACCATTGAAGATGAGAAGGGTAATCTTTATTACCTCATCAGAGTCCGTACCGATAATACAGATCTTGGACGGGGAGGAAACTCTTTGCCAATAATTCCTGGCATGATGGCGACAGTCGACATTATGACGGGCAAAAAAAGTGTACTTGATTATCTGCTTAAGCCTATATTTAAGGCTCAGCAGCAAGCTTTACGAGAACGATAA
- a CDS encoding TolC family outer membrane protein, with the protein MGKINRVGVCALTIMAWSGTVSSETLVEATSYAIGNSPDVAIVKNQYLSRIEQVGVSRAGYKPKVDLALGWGGEWTDSPSTRAAATSGSSDYVDLQRSEASLTISQLLYDGLRTKNDNERTTAEAEAQRYQLWSVAENTTLEVADAYMTVINAQEAAVLAAANLESHIEILDGIRKRSEHGLGSASDLSQVKGRLSRAHSNYLATDNNVLDANARYYKVVGLEANGLVKPSPVDQYMPVSYEQALERAGKVHPTLLSAQLDVDAAVAQLKGKDSNFHPDVRLELGGTWNNNLDGVVGYNNDLTAMIRMRYNLFNGNADTHRKKEAYYQLMEASAIRDRAQREVAEGMSLSWNAYQLLERQMEFLEAHVIEAEKTLDAYKQQFRLGRRTLVDLLDAENELFEARKELIKADKDRVMTQFRVLNAMGELLTVLNLNRESILTSEEQAEISSLRN; encoded by the coding sequence ATGGGAAAAATTAACAGGGTTGGCGTATGTGCGCTGACGATAATGGCTTGGTCAGGCACAGTTTCGTCAGAGACTTTGGTTGAAGCAACTTCGTATGCAATTGGCAATTCTCCTGATGTGGCAATTGTGAAAAATCAGTATCTGAGTCGTATTGAGCAGGTAGGCGTTTCCAGGGCTGGCTATAAGCCAAAAGTGGACCTTGCCCTGGGGTGGGGGGGGGAGTGGACCGACAGTCCATCTACCCGTGCTGCGGCGACAAGCGGAAGTTCTGATTATGTCGATCTGCAGCGGTCAGAGGCGTCGCTGACCATCAGTCAGTTGTTGTATGACGGCTTGCGTACCAAAAATGATAATGAGCGGACTACAGCTGAAGCTGAGGCACAGCGTTATCAGCTATGGAGTGTGGCAGAGAACACCACTCTTGAAGTAGCGGATGCCTACATGACGGTAATTAATGCTCAGGAAGCCGCTGTTCTGGCCGCCGCGAATCTTGAGTCTCATATCGAGATTCTTGATGGTATCCGCAAACGTTCAGAGCACGGACTGGGATCCGCTTCCGATCTTTCGCAGGTGAAAGGCCGCCTCAGCCGGGCGCATTCGAACTACCTGGCAACAGATAATAATGTACTCGATGCTAATGCCCGTTACTATAAAGTGGTAGGCTTGGAAGCAAACGGGCTGGTTAAGCCGTCACCTGTCGATCAATATATGCCGGTCTCTTATGAGCAGGCACTTGAAAGGGCGGGTAAGGTGCACCCGACACTGCTGTCAGCACAGCTTGATGTGGATGCCGCCGTTGCTCAGTTAAAGGGCAAAGATTCTAATTTTCACCCGGATGTCCGACTGGAGCTGGGAGGAACATGGAATAATAATCTCGATGGTGTAGTTGGTTATAATAATGACCTGACAGCGATGATCCGCATGCGTTATAACCTGTTCAACGGTAATGCTGATACTCATCGTAAGAAAGAAGCTTACTATCAGTTGATGGAAGCCAGCGCTATTCGGGACCGGGCACAGCGGGAAGTTGCCGAGGGGATGAGTCTGTCCTGGAACGCCTACCAGTTGCTGGAACGGCAGATGGAGTTTCTCGAAGCTCATGTGATCGAAGCCGAGAAAACCCTGGACGCCTACAAACAGCAGTTTAGGCTGGGCCGACGTACTCTGGTTGACCTGCTGGATGCGGAGAACGAATTGTTTGAAGCACGCAAGGAACTTATCAAAGCGGATAAAGATCGCGTTATGACTCAGTTCAGAGTGTTGAATGCGATGGGCGAGTTGTTAACGGTCCTTAATCTTAACCGTGAGTCCATCCTGACCAGTGAAGAACAGGCAGAGATCTCCTCTCTGCGTAACTGA
- the ttcA gene encoding tRNA 2-thiocytidine(32) synthetase TtcA, with protein MSEELAKQQKTRLNKLQKRLRRETGRAIEDFNMIEDGDKVMVCLSGGKDSFAMLDILMNLQKSAPISFELVAVNLDQKQPGFPEHVLPEYLTQIGVPFHIVERDTYSVVKELVPEGKTTCALCSRLRRGTLYGFAEEIGANKIALGHHRDDILETFFLNMFYGGKLKSMPPKLVSDDGKNMVIRPLAYAREKDIAAYAGLREFPIIPCNLCGSQDGLQRQVVKEMLQDWDKHHPGRIETMFRSLRHVVPSHLVDTELFDFKGLQRGYPHGIADPQTAVSSSVKGMPEMIDILSL; from the coding sequence ATGAGCGAAGAACTGGCAAAACAACAGAAAACCCGGCTAAACAAGTTACAAAAGCGCCTGCGCCGGGAAACCGGTCGAGCTATCGAAGATTTTAATATGATCGAAGATGGCGATAAGGTGATGGTGTGTCTGTCCGGTGGCAAAGACTCTTTTGCCATGCTTGATATTCTGATGAATCTTCAGAAGAGTGCCCCGATCAGTTTTGAGCTTGTTGCGGTCAATCTGGATCAGAAACAGCCTGGCTTTCCTGAACACGTTCTGCCTGAGTATCTGACTCAGATAGGCGTGCCGTTTCATATCGTTGAAAGAGATACATACTCGGTTGTTAAAGAGCTGGTGCCTGAGGGGAAAACCACCTGTGCATTATGCTCCCGCCTGCGTCGCGGAACCCTTTATGGTTTTGCCGAAGAGATTGGGGCGAACAAGATCGCTCTGGGTCATCATCGTGATGACATACTTGAAACCTTTTTCCTCAACATGTTTTATGGCGGTAAACTCAAGTCAATGCCGCCTAAGCTGGTGAGTGACGATGGTAAGAATATGGTGATCCGTCCTCTGGCCTACGCGCGTGAGAAAGATATAGCGGCCTATGCCGGGTTGCGCGAATTCCCCATTATTCCCTGTAATCTCTGTGGTTCACAGGATGGCTTGCAGCGTCAGGTGGTTAAAGAGATGTTGCAGGACTGGGATAAGCATCACCCCGGACGTATTGAAACCATGTTCCGGTCACTGAGACATGTGGTGCCCTCCCATCTGGTTGATACTGAGCTGTTTGATTTTAAGGGGCTGCAGCGAGGCTACCCTCATGGTATTGCCGACCCTCAGACGGCGGTGAGCAGTTCGGTTAAAGGGATGCCGGAAATGATCGATATTCTTTCACTCTGA
- a CDS encoding YaiI/YqxD family protein yields MNIWVDADACPNVVKEILFRAAERMGVQTVLVANQFLRTPPSAFVSAVQVPAGFDVADNYIVQKCVTGDLVITADIPLASEVLEKGAHALNPRGEFYTPENIRQRLNMRDFMDQLRSSGIDTGGPAKLTQQDRQLFANQLDRFLAKQRQK; encoded by the coding sequence ATGAATATCTGGGTTGATGCCGACGCTTGTCCTAATGTTGTTAAAGAAATTCTGTTTCGGGCAGCGGAACGAATGGGGGTTCAAACAGTTCTGGTTGCTAATCAGTTTCTGCGCACACCGCCATCTGCTTTTGTCAGCGCGGTTCAGGTTCCCGCCGGTTTTGATGTGGCCGATAACTATATCGTTCAGAAATGTGTTACCGGTGATCTGGTGATCACCGCAGATATTCCTCTGGCCTCCGAGGTGCTTGAGAAAGGTGCGCATGCACTGAATCCCAGAGGCGAGTTCTATACCCCGGAAAACATTCGACAGCGGCTGAATATGCGCGATTTTATGGATCAGTTACGCAGCTCCGGAATTGATACCGGAGGCCCTGCAAAGCTGACACAACAGGACCGTCAGCTGTTTGCCAATCAACTGGACCGGTTTCTGGCTAAACAGCGTCAAAAATAG
- a CDS encoding enoyl-CoA hydratase — MSDTLLIREDADGICTLTLNRPDAYNSLSMELMQALISTFDAIAEDSSVRVVVLQGSGRGFCSGHDLKQMLGEGEEAYYQCTFETCSTLMQRVVNLPVPVIAQVHGVATAAGCQLVASCDLAVASDTSRFATPGVNIGLFCSTPMVALSRSVSKKHAMEMLLLGDMIGAAKAAEIGLLNWVVPEESLRHKALEVAGKIAASSRKAISIGKQAYVRQIDSPLEAAYIECSRVMTENMLTHDAGEGIDAFIHKRKPEWQHR; from the coding sequence ATGAGTGACACACTACTGATCCGTGAAGACGCTGACGGGATCTGCACACTGACACTGAACCGTCCAGATGCTTACAACTCCCTTTCAATGGAACTGATGCAAGCGCTTATCAGTACGTTTGATGCCATTGCTGAAGATAGCTCTGTAAGGGTTGTGGTATTGCAGGGCAGTGGTCGTGGATTCTGCTCCGGACATGACCTGAAACAGATGCTGGGAGAGGGGGAGGAGGCGTATTATCAGTGTACCTTTGAAACCTGTTCAACGCTGATGCAGAGGGTTGTAAACCTGCCGGTTCCGGTAATCGCTCAGGTTCATGGGGTCGCCACTGCTGCGGGTTGTCAGTTGGTTGCCAGTTGTGACCTGGCGGTCGCCAGTGACACCTCTCGCTTTGCAACGCCAGGGGTCAATATCGGCCTGTTCTGTTCGACACCAATGGTCGCTCTGAGTCGCTCCGTGAGTAAGAAACATGCGATGGAGATGTTGTTACTCGGGGATATGATCGGTGCTGCAAAGGCGGCTGAAATTGGCCTGTTGAACTGGGTTGTCCCTGAAGAGTCACTGAGGCACAAAGCCCTCGAAGTGGCAGGTAAAATTGCTGCCAGTTCACGAAAAGCAATCTCAATCGGTAAGCAGGCATATGTCAGGCAGATAGATAGTCCCCTCGAAGCGGCTTACATTGAGTGCAGTCGGGTGATGACTGAAAATATGCTCACTCATGATGCCGGTGAGGGAATCGATGCCTTTATTCATAAGCGAAAGCCAGAGTGGCAGCATCGCTGA
- the soxY gene encoding thiosulfate oxidation carrier protein SoxY, protein MLNRRAVIKAIAGGALVGAGVLVPRLAMATWNKTAFAAQNQAVALKALLGALPVASDQVVLQAPGIAADGALVPVTVKTSLTNVESISLFVEANPNPLVAEFIIPVGTEASVSTRIRIYTSSTITAVVKADGQLLSNFQEAKVTIGGC, encoded by the coding sequence ATGTTAAATCGTCGTGCAGTCATTAAAGCGATAGCTGGCGGCGCTCTGGTTGGTGCCGGGGTGTTAGTGCCTCGTCTGGCGATGGCAACGTGGAATAAAACGGCTTTTGCTGCCCAGAATCAGGCTGTTGCCTTAAAAGCATTGCTTGGTGCACTACCTGTTGCCAGTGATCAGGTGGTTCTCCAGGCACCGGGTATTGCCGCAGATGGGGCATTGGTTCCGGTGACGGTAAAAACCTCGCTAACCAATGTCGAGTCTATCAGTTTGTTTGTTGAAGCTAACCCCAATCCGCTAGTGGCTGAATTCATCATTCCGGTGGGCACTGAAGCGTCTGTGTCTACCCGCATACGGATCTATACTTCGTCAACAATCACTGCAGTCGTCAAAGCAGATGGACAGTTGTTGAGTAACTTTCAGGAAGCAAAAGTGACTATCGGAGGTTGTTGA
- the soxZ gene encoding thiosulfate oxidation carrier complex protein SoxZ, whose product MADMMQVNARVLNNMTMVKLMVTHSMEDGLRKDKATGELIAAEFLREVNVEYAGKIVFAANLSTAIARNPFFAFSFSGGAEGETLTINWVESTGLSGRETARIG is encoded by the coding sequence ATGGCTGATATGATGCAAGTGAATGCCAGAGTCCTCAATAATATGACCATGGTTAAACTGATGGTTACGCATAGTATGGAGGATGGGCTGCGTAAAGATAAAGCCACAGGCGAACTTATTGCTGCAGAATTTTTGCGCGAGGTTAATGTAGAGTATGCAGGGAAAATAGTCTTTGCTGCAAACCTGAGCACAGCCATTGCTAGAAATCCTTTTTTTGCCTTTAGCTTTTCCGGCGGGGCAGAGGGTGAGACACTCACGATTAACTGGGTCGAAAGTACCGGTCTGTCGGGCCGGGAAACGGCAAGAATAGGATAG
- a CDS encoding elongation factor P hydroxylase, with amino-acid sequence MTERTPESLISLFNGLFSETLNTELVKGDDEPIYLPADAEHPKHRIIFAHGFFASALHEISHWCVAGAQRRERVDFGYWYKPDGRTASEQAEFERVEVRPQALEWLLSEAAGHKFHFSADNLGSAIGASEQFKENVLSQVKAYLTDGIPERPAALIKVLQSYYATAPLSAERFSLDGK; translated from the coding sequence ATGACAGAACGAACCCCGGAAAGCCTGATCAGTCTTTTTAACGGACTTTTCAGTGAAACGTTGAATACTGAGCTGGTGAAAGGAGATGATGAGCCGATCTACCTTCCCGCCGATGCCGAACATCCAAAGCATCGGATTATCTTTGCTCATGGCTTTTTTGCCAGTGCCCTGCATGAGATCAGCCACTGGTGTGTTGCCGGAGCGCAGCGGCGTGAGCGGGTTGATTTCGGTTACTGGTACAAACCGGATGGGCGGACTGCCAGCGAACAGGCCGAATTTGAGAGGGTTGAGGTTAGGCCACAGGCGCTTGAGTGGTTGCTCTCAGAAGCCGCGGGCCATAAATTCCATTTCAGTGCTGACAATCTAGGCAGTGCGATTGGTGCCAGTGAGCAGTTCAAGGAAAATGTGTTGTCGCAGGTGAAAGCCTATCTTACTGACGGTATTCCTGAACGTCCTGCTGCTCTGATTAAGGTGTTGCAGAGCTATTATGCAACAGCTCCGCTCAGCGCTGAGCGATTTTCACTGGATGGAAAATAA
- a CDS encoding copper chaperone PCu(A)C — MKKLITLVATLTLSASVFAEISVDHPYVRAVPPGQPNSAAFMTLKNNGDKEVSLVSASTSVAEVAELHAHTHEGGMMKMRRVAEMTIPANDQVELQPGGLHIMLIGLKQALVKDQTIDLTLNFSDGSSEKLDLNVTDVMSGMGNMQMHKGMKKQIP, encoded by the coding sequence ATGAAAAAGCTAATTACACTGGTTGCCACACTGACCCTGTCCGCCTCCGTTTTTGCCGAGATCAGCGTTGATCACCCCTATGTCCGGGCAGTCCCGCCGGGGCAGCCGAACAGCGCTGCCTTTATGACCCTGAAGAACAACGGCGATAAAGAGGTATCTCTGGTTTCAGCGTCCACCTCCGTCGCGGAGGTAGCTGAGCTGCATGCCCACACTCATGAGGGAGGGATGATGAAGATGCGCAGAGTTGCTGAAATGACAATACCCGCCAATGATCAGGTAGAACTGCAGCCCGGCGGCCTGCATATTATGCTGATCGGCCTGAAGCAGGCTCTGGTTAAAGATCAGACCATCGACCTGACGCTGAACTTCAGCGATGGCAGTTCAGAGAAACTGGACCTCAACGTAACAGATGTAATGTCGGGTATGGGCAATATGCAAATGCATAAAGGCATGAAAAAACAAATACCCTGA
- a CDS encoding SCO family protein — protein MANNLATLRNLLLLTLALLAGIVTAYILSPQSSPSGQPMFKTLGGNFTLQGVNGDVSLHDFKGKVVVIYIGYTHCPDVCPTSLAVISQAMKNLDANQREQIQPIFISVDPDRDTPEQLAEYSAFFHPSFIGVTGSREVIDQVVSQYGAFYRIVEMKDSAMGYAVDHSSRIYLINKQGELSNTVAHGAPPEQLVTEIKELL, from the coding sequence ATGGCAAACAATCTGGCAACACTACGCAACCTGTTACTCCTGACACTGGCCCTGCTCGCAGGCATTGTCACCGCCTATATACTATCTCCACAAAGCAGCCCTTCTGGTCAGCCAATGTTTAAAACCCTGGGAGGGAATTTCACGCTGCAGGGTGTGAATGGCGATGTTTCACTACACGACTTTAAGGGAAAAGTTGTTGTGATCTATATCGGCTATACCCACTGCCCTGATGTCTGTCCTACGTCTCTGGCGGTAATATCACAGGCGATGAAAAATCTGGATGCCAATCAACGGGAACAGATTCAGCCGATCTTTATCAGTGTTGACCCTGATCGGGACACGCCCGAACAACTGGCTGAATATAGTGCCTTCTTCCATCCATCCTTCATCGGCGTCACTGGTAGCCGTGAAGTGATTGATCAGGTGGTATCCCAATATGGCGCATTCTACCGCATCGTGGAGATGAAGGACTCCGCTATGGGCTATGCCGTTGATCACTCCTCACGAATATACCTGATTAACAAGCAGGGCGAACTGAGCAACACAGTAGCCCATGGCGCACCGCCTGAACAGCTGGTAACTGAGATAAAAGAGCTACTCTGA
- a CDS encoding deoxyguanosinetriphosphate triphosphohydrolase: MEWDKLLTTKRYGHENLTPEEVGRSHFHKDHDRIIFSSAFRRLGRKTQVHPLSLNDHIHTRLTHSIEVGSLGRSLGIRVGELLQDQLPSWISPHDLGTIVQSACLAHDIGNPPFGHAGEFAIRDWFKHKAPKHYLEELSAAELLDLQTFEGNAQGFRVVTRIENHLFDGGLRLTYPTLGTLLKYPWTVERAGKKGKFSSFGTEREILNALGRELGLIKLGEDYWCRHPLAYLVEAADDICYAILDLEDAIELNILGFDDIKPIMLQICGDLNYEDQIFFTQASARRKISALRGMAMENMVESTVSAFMANLSQIMAGEYTGELLADGHPEVCEGLEKAKTLARDRVFPDNRKAELEVGAYSTLGSLLDSFCAAAYEQHTQTSDQLSYRSQKIISLMGIHSPDPEWPLYQSYMRVLDFIGGMTDNYAAYLSRQIGGMSVN, encoded by the coding sequence ATGGAGTGGGACAAGCTTCTAACGACTAAGCGTTATGGTCATGAAAACCTAACACCTGAAGAGGTTGGACGAAGCCATTTTCATAAAGATCATGACCGGATCATTTTTTCCAGTGCATTTCGGCGACTGGGACGAAAAACTCAGGTGCATCCGTTATCACTGAATGATCATATTCATACCCGCCTGACCCACAGTATAGAGGTGGGGAGTCTGGGACGGAGTCTGGGGATACGGGTCGGAGAGCTGTTACAGGATCAGTTGCCATCATGGATCAGCCCTCACGATCTCGGGACTATCGTGCAGTCCGCCTGTCTGGCGCATGATATTGGTAATCCACCGTTTGGCCATGCGGGGGAGTTTGCCATTCGGGACTGGTTCAAACATAAGGCACCGAAACATTACCTTGAAGAGCTGTCAGCAGCGGAGCTGCTTGATCTGCAAACCTTTGAAGGTAATGCCCAGGGGTTCAGAGTAGTGACCCGGATTGAAAATCACCTGTTTGACGGTGGCCTGAGGCTGACCTACCCGACACTGGGAACCCTGCTGAAATATCCCTGGACTGTGGAGCGGGCGGGTAAGAAAGGTAAATTCAGCAGCTTCGGTACCGAGCGGGAGATTCTCAATGCACTGGGTCGGGAGCTGGGCCTGATTAAACTGGGAGAAGACTATTGGTGCCGTCATCCACTGGCCTACCTCGTTGAGGCTGCAGATGATATCTGCTACGCGATTCTTGATCTGGAGGATGCCATAGAGCTGAATATTCTCGGTTTTGATGATATTAAACCGATCATGCTGCAGATCTGTGGTGATCTTAATTATGAAGATCAGATCTTTTTCACTCAGGCGTCAGCGCGTCGAAAAATATCTGCACTGCGCGGCATGGCGATGGAAAACATGGTTGAATCTACCGTCTCTGCATTTATGGCAAATCTGTCGCAGATTATGGCGGGTGAGTATACTGGTGAGTTACTGGCTGACGGTCACCCTGAAGTGTGTGAGGGGCTGGAAAAAGCCAAAACTCTGGCCCGTGATCGGGTGTTTCCGGATAATCGTAAAGCAGAGCTTGAGGTGGGGGCTTACAGTACTCTGGGAAGTCTGCTGGATTCTTTCTGCGCCGCGGCCTATGAACAGCACACCCAGACCAGTGATCAGCTCAGTTATCGTAGTCAGAAAATTATCAGCCTGATGGGGATTCACAGCCCTGATCCGGAGTGGCCTCTGTATCAGTCTTACATGCGGGTACTCGATTTTATCGGTGGAATGACCGACAATTACGCTGCCTACCTGTCGCGTCAGATAGGTGGTATGTCCGTTAACTAA
- a CDS encoding translation initiation factor Sui1, translating to MRDQLSNLVFSTEKGALCPGCKESVDQCICDQLSDQERLDSLDGIVRIRRETSGRKGKGVTTISGVPLAEKEMKDLAKKLKQQCGTGGSLKDGIIEIQGDHREKLKQLLERQGFTVKLAGG from the coding sequence ATGCGTGATCAGTTAAGTAATCTGGTATTTTCCACTGAGAAAGGGGCGCTCTGCCCGGGGTGTAAAGAGTCTGTTGATCAGTGTATCTGTGATCAGTTGTCCGATCAGGAAAGGCTGGATAGTCTGGATGGTATTGTCCGGATTCGCCGGGAAACCTCTGGCAGAAAAGGCAAGGGCGTGACAACGATCAGCGGCGTGCCACTGGCGGAGAAAGAGATGAAAGATCTGGCCAAAAAGCTTAAGCAGCAATGCGGCACCGGTGGTTCACTCAAGGATGGGATTATTGAGATACAGGGCGATCATCGGGAAAAACTAAAGCAATTGCTTGAGCGGCAGGGTTTTACCGTCAAACTGGCGGGAGGCTGA
- a CDS encoding clan AA aspartic protease yields the protein MQKQGVNVMCRSMKILPVLLFAIVTLASSASAEILHYTDANGRKVYVDSPYKIPPQFRKASQQVEVVLMTQAEKLASQKSRQKLSDEYLRKQQIRELGKKLEQMTTPVRIIGNQVLVPVNVVWRGRKASLHLLLDTGASMTVLHKGSVSSLKAVSRDTSYAQVAGGGLIKTERVVFDRLELGPYRIENKSTAVIAASGSQPFDGLLGMDILGGGRYNIDFDQQQIIWAPDQYKELTAVLEALKQPEAESVAVGGDKE from the coding sequence ATGCAAAAACAGGGAGTGAATGTTATGTGCCGATCCATGAAAATTTTACCTGTCCTGCTCTTTGCGATAGTCACGCTCGCATCTTCTGCATCTGCGGAAATTCTGCATTATACCGATGCTAATGGTCGAAAAGTCTACGTCGATAGCCCCTATAAAATCCCCCCCCAGTTTCGCAAGGCCAGTCAGCAGGTAGAGGTTGTACTGATGACACAAGCGGAAAAGCTGGCCAGCCAGAAAAGTCGTCAGAAGCTAAGTGATGAATATCTGAGAAAGCAGCAGATACGTGAGCTGGGCAAAAAACTTGAGCAGATGACCACTCCGGTCAGGATTATAGGTAATCAGGTATTGGTTCCGGTTAACGTCGTCTGGCGGGGGCGCAAGGCCAGTCTGCACCTGCTTCTGGATACCGGCGCCAGTATGACAGTGCTGCATAAGGGGAGTGTCAGCTCACTGAAGGCTGTCAGTCGCGACACCAGCTATGCACAGGTTGCCGGAGGTGGGCTGATCAAAACCGAAAGAGTGGTATTTGACCGGCTGGAGTTGGGGCCCTACCGGATTGAAAACAAATCTACCGCGGTGATAGCAGCCAGCGGATCGCAGCCATTTGACGGACTTCTGGGGATGGATATTCTGGGAGGTGGCCGGTATAACATCGACTTTGATCAGCAGCAGATTATCTGGGCACCTGATCAGTATAAGGAGCTGACTGCAGTGCTTGAGGCGTTGAAGCAGCCTGAGGCTGAATCTGTTGCCGTTGGGGGTGATAAGGAATAA
- a CDS encoding DUF1285 domain-containing protein, translated as MSDKKPDLKSIQKVLSSDLKKSPSLPPVHLWKPEFSGDLDIQITRDGHWIHEGGEIKRPAMVTLFSTILWREGDRYFLVTPVEKVGIQVEDVPFFFTGLEVRQVEQGQELVFTSSTDDVVIASAEHPLRVATDPDTGEPSPYLMVRYGMEGRLSRNVFYQLAALAEERDGVFGVESCGEWFKIG; from the coding sequence GTGAGTGATAAAAAACCGGATCTTAAATCGATCCAGAAAGTATTGAGCAGTGACCTGAAAAAATCGCCTTCACTGCCTCCGGTGCATCTGTGGAAGCCTGAGTTCAGTGGTGACCTTGATATTCAGATTACCCGCGACGGTCACTGGATACATGAAGGTGGCGAGATAAAAAGGCCCGCAATGGTGACGCTGTTTTCTACAATTCTGTGGCGTGAAGGTGATCGCTATTTTCTGGTAACCCCGGTTGAGAAGGTCGGGATACAGGTAGAGGATGTCCCGTTCTTTTTCACCGGCCTTGAGGTGCGTCAGGTTGAACAGGGCCAAGAGCTGGTGTTTACCTCATCTACCGACGATGTTGTTATCGCCTCAGCGGAGCATCCGCTGCGGGTGGCAACTGATCCGGATACCGGAGAGCCTTCTCCCTATCTGATGGTGCGTTATGGGATGGAAGGACGGTTAAGCCGCAACGTTTTCTATCAACTGGCAGCGCTGGCCGAGGAGCGGGATGGCGTGTTTGGCGTGGAAAGTTGCGGCGAGTGGTTCAAAATCGGTTAG